In the Sus scrofa isolate TJ Tabasco breed Duroc chromosome 6, Sscrofa11.1, whole genome shotgun sequence genome, one interval contains:
- the TINAGL1 gene encoding tubulointerstitial nephritis antigen-like isoform X1, with translation MWRCPLGLLLLLLLAGELALGARRGRGRRELAPALHLRGIRDAGGRYCQEQDLCCRGRADDCALPYLGATCYCDLFCNRTVSDCCPDFWDFCLGVPPPFPPIQGCMHRGRIYPVLGTYWDNCNRCTCQEKGQWECDQEPCLVDPDMIKAINQGNYGWRAGNHSAFWGMTLDEGIRYRLGTIRPSSSVANMNEIHTVLGPGEVLPRAFEASEKWPNLIHDPLDQGNCAGSWAFSTAAVASDRVSIHSLGHMTPVLSPQNLLSCDTHNQQGCQGGRLDGAWWFLRRRGVVSDHCYPFSGHERNEAGPAPRCMMHSRAMGRGKRQATARCPNSYVHANDIYQVTPAYRLGSNEKDIMKELMENGPVQALMEVHEDFFLYQSGIYSHTPVSHGRPERYRRHGTHSVKITGWGEETLPDGRMLKYWTAANSWGPGWGERGHFRIVRGANECDIESFVLGVWGRVGMEDMGHP, from the exons ATGTGGCGATGTCcactggggctgctgctgctgctgctgctggctggcGAGTTGGCCCTGGGTGCCCGGCGGGGTCGTGGGCGCCGGGAGCTTGCACCGGCTCTGCACCTGCGGGGCATCCGGGATGCGGGTGGCCGGTACTGCCAGGAGCAGGACCTGTGCTGCCGTGGCCGTGCCGATGACTGCGCCCTGCCCTACCTGGGTGCTACCTGTTACTGTGACCTCTTCTGCAACCGCACCGTCTCCGACTGCTGCCCTGACTTCTGGGACTTCTGCCTCGGCGTGCCACCCCCTTTTCCCCCCATCCAAG GATGTATGCACAGGGGTCGCATCTATCCAGTCTTGGGAACCTACTGGGACAACTGTAACCGGTG CACCTGCCAGGAGAAAGGGCAGTGGGAGTGTGACCAGGAGCCATGCCTGGTGGACCCAGACATGATCAAGGCCATCAACCAAGGCAACTATGG GTGGCGGGCTGGGAACCACAGTGCCTTCTGGGGCATGACCCTGGATGAGGGCATTCGATACCGCCTGGGCACCATCCGCCCATCTTCCTCCGTCGCCAATATGAATGAGATTCAT ACAGTACTGGGCCCAGGGGAGGTGCTGCCCAGAGCCTTCGAGGCCTCTGAGAAGTGGCCCAACCTGATCCACGACCCTCTGGATCAAGGCAACTGTGCAGGCTCCTGGGCCTTCTCCACAGCAG CTGTGGCGTCAGATCGAGTCTCAATCCATTCTCTGGGGCACATGACACCTGTCCTATCGCCCCAGAACCTGCTGTCTTGTGACACGCACAACCAGCAGGGTTGCCAAGGTGGGCGTTTGGATGGTGCCTGGTGGTTCCTGCGACGACGAGG ggTGGTGTCTGACCACTGCTACCCATTCTCTGGCCATGAGCGGAATGAGGCTGGCCCTGCACCCCGCTGCATGATGCACAGTCGAGCCATGGGTCGGGGCAAGCGCCAGGCTACTGCCCGCTGCCCTAATAGCTATGTCCACGCCAATGACATCTACCAGGTCACTCCTGCCTACCGCCTTGGCTCCAAT GAGAAGGATATCATGAAGGAGCTGATGGAGAATGGCCCCGTTCAAG CCCTCATGGAGGTGCACGAGGACTTCTTCCTGTACCAGAGCGGCATCTACAGCCACACACCCGTGAGCCACGGGAGGCCGGAGAGATACCGCAGGCATGGGACCCACTCGGTCAAGATCACAGG GTGGGGCGAAGAGACGCTGCCAGATGGAAGGATGCTCAAATACTGG ACGGCGGCCAActcctggggcccaggctggggcgAGAGGGGCCACTTCCGCATCGTGCGCGGTGCCAACGAGTGCGACATCGAGAGCTTCGTGCTGGGCGTCTGGGGCCGCGTGGGAATGGAGGACATGGGTCACCCCTGA
- the TINAGL1 gene encoding tubulointerstitial nephritis antigen-like isoform X2, whose translation MHRGRIYPVLGTYWDNCNRCTCQEKGQWECDQEPCLVDPDMIKAINQGNYGWRAGNHSAFWGMTLDEGIRYRLGTIRPSSSVANMNEIHTVLGPGEVLPRAFEASEKWPNLIHDPLDQGNCAGSWAFSTAAVASDRVSIHSLGHMTPVLSPQNLLSCDTHNQQGCQGGRLDGAWWFLRRRGVVSDHCYPFSGHERNEAGPAPRCMMHSRAMGRGKRQATARCPNSYVHANDIYQVTPAYRLGSNEKDIMKELMENGPVQALMEVHEDFFLYQSGIYSHTPVSHGRPERYRRHGTHSVKITGWGEETLPDGRMLKYWTAANSWGPGWGERGHFRIVRGANECDIESFVLGVWGRVGMEDMGHP comes from the exons ATGCACAGGGGTCGCATCTATCCAGTCTTGGGAACCTACTGGGACAACTGTAACCGGTG CACCTGCCAGGAGAAAGGGCAGTGGGAGTGTGACCAGGAGCCATGCCTGGTGGACCCAGACATGATCAAGGCCATCAACCAAGGCAACTATGG GTGGCGGGCTGGGAACCACAGTGCCTTCTGGGGCATGACCCTGGATGAGGGCATTCGATACCGCCTGGGCACCATCCGCCCATCTTCCTCCGTCGCCAATATGAATGAGATTCAT ACAGTACTGGGCCCAGGGGAGGTGCTGCCCAGAGCCTTCGAGGCCTCTGAGAAGTGGCCCAACCTGATCCACGACCCTCTGGATCAAGGCAACTGTGCAGGCTCCTGGGCCTTCTCCACAGCAG CTGTGGCGTCAGATCGAGTCTCAATCCATTCTCTGGGGCACATGACACCTGTCCTATCGCCCCAGAACCTGCTGTCTTGTGACACGCACAACCAGCAGGGTTGCCAAGGTGGGCGTTTGGATGGTGCCTGGTGGTTCCTGCGACGACGAGG ggTGGTGTCTGACCACTGCTACCCATTCTCTGGCCATGAGCGGAATGAGGCTGGCCCTGCACCCCGCTGCATGATGCACAGTCGAGCCATGGGTCGGGGCAAGCGCCAGGCTACTGCCCGCTGCCCTAATAGCTATGTCCACGCCAATGACATCTACCAGGTCACTCCTGCCTACCGCCTTGGCTCCAAT GAGAAGGATATCATGAAGGAGCTGATGGAGAATGGCCCCGTTCAAG CCCTCATGGAGGTGCACGAGGACTTCTTCCTGTACCAGAGCGGCATCTACAGCCACACACCCGTGAGCCACGGGAGGCCGGAGAGATACCGCAGGCATGGGACCCACTCGGTCAAGATCACAGG GTGGGGCGAAGAGACGCTGCCAGATGGAAGGATGCTCAAATACTGG ACGGCGGCCAActcctggggcccaggctggggcgAGAGGGGCCACTTCCGCATCGTGCGCGGTGCCAACGAGTGCGACATCGAGAGCTTCGTGCTGGGCGTCTGGGGCCGCGTGGGAATGGAGGACATGGGTCACCCCTGA